One Algibacter sp. L3A6 genomic region harbors:
- a CDS encoding (Fe-S)-binding protein translates to MSEQLNVPTMEELMAQGKQPDILFWVGSAGSYDDRAKKITRAFVKILNKANVNFAVLGTEETCTGDVAKRAGNEFLFQMQAMMNIEVLNAYEVKRIVTCDPHSFNCLKNEYPSLGGKYDVLHHTQFIKELIESKKLEIKDGVFNGKRITFHDPCYLGRANSEYDAPRDVLATLNANLLEMKRSKSTALCCGAGGAQMFKDAEKGDKEINELRTEDALKTNPEIIATACPYCMTMMSDGVKVKEKESEITVLDIAELIAQSQGL, encoded by the coding sequence ATGAGCGAACAACTAAACGTACCAACCATGGAAGAACTCATGGCTCAAGGCAAACAACCCGATATTTTATTTTGGGTAGGTTCTGCTGGAAGTTATGATGATAGAGCCAAGAAAATAACACGTGCTTTTGTTAAAATATTAAATAAAGCCAACGTTAATTTTGCTGTTTTAGGCACCGAAGAAACTTGTACAGGGGATGTTGCAAAACGTGCAGGTAACGAGTTTTTGTTTCAAATGCAAGCCATGATGAATATCGAGGTACTAAACGCTTATGAAGTTAAACGTATTGTAACCTGCGATCCGCATTCTTTTAATTGCTTAAAAAATGAATACCCAAGTTTAGGTGGTAAATATGATGTTTTACACCATACACAATTTATAAAAGAGTTAATCGAATCTAAGAAATTAGAGATAAAAGACGGGGTGTTTAATGGAAAACGCATTACTTTTCATGACCCTTGTTATTTAGGTCGTGCAAACTCAGAATATGATGCACCACGAGATGTATTGGCAACATTAAATGCTAACCTTCTCGAAATGAAACGTAGCAAATCGACTGCATTATGTTGTGGAGCAGGAGGTGCGCAAATGTTTAAAGATGCAGAAAAAGGGGATAAGGAAATAAACGAACTTCGTACTGAAGATGCGCTTAAAACTAACCCAGAAATTATAGCAACGGCTTGTCCATATTGTATGACCATGATGAGCGACGGCGTAAAAGTGAAAGAAAAAGAAAGTGAAATAACCGTTTTAGATATTGCAGAATTAATTGCACAGTCTCAAGGTTTATAA
- a CDS encoding ABC transporter ATPase, with protein MLVDFNILPPESRVWIYQANRSFNEQELEEIKVKLNVFIENWTAHGSDLQSGYTIEYKRFIVIGVNQSMSQATGCSIDASVHFIQQLEKDYNVDLMDKMNVSYKQGEYVAYKTLTDFRKMAKDKAVSKNTIVFNNLVANVGEFKENWEVPASESWHSRFVK; from the coding sequence ATGCTAGTAGATTTTAATATATTACCACCAGAATCACGCGTTTGGATATATCAAGCCAATCGTTCGTTTAATGAGCAAGAGCTAGAAGAAATTAAGGTTAAACTTAATGTTTTTATAGAAAACTGGACGGCACACGGTAGTGATTTGCAATCGGGTTACACTATAGAATACAAACGTTTTATTGTGATTGGTGTTAACCAATCTATGAGTCAGGCTACAGGTTGTTCCATAGATGCTTCGGTGCATTTTATTCAGCAATTAGAAAAGGATTACAACGTCGATTTAATGGATAAAATGAATGTGTCTTACAAGCAAGGTGAATATGTAGCCTATAAAACATTAACAGATTTCCGTAAAATGGCAAAAGACAAAGCGGTTTCTAAAAACACTATTGTTTTCAATAATTTAGTTGCTAATGTTGGTGAGTTTAAAGAAAACTGGGAAGTTCCTGCGAGTGAAAGCTGGCATAGTAGATTTGTAAAGTAA
- a CDS encoding N-acetylmuramoyl-L-alanine amidase, with translation MKTNTLLLFVSFILVLTFSSYANNGNNDGDKFVVVLDAGHGGKDPGNMGNGYKEKDIALKVVLAIGSALEKNPNIEVIYTRKEDKFIDLFVRGKIANKAKADLFVSVHCDSHTSQAYGAGTFVLGLHRNNTNFEVAKKENSVILLEDNYHQNYAGYDPNSPESAISIMMGMEDYLDQSIQLASLIQSNFVGKLKRKDRSVKQAGFIVLHQTVMPSVLVELGFLTNNKEGAYLNSKKGQQDMSKAITDAILQYKASIEQNVAHTIFEDEVEETASTSDDIYKDVTFKIQIAASSKSIATKPYNFKGLSTISKEKAGNLYKYYYGSTSNYTQTKQLVSDAKSKGYKSSFVVAFKNGKKVSLTEALKR, from the coding sequence ATGAAAACGAACACCTTATTACTTTTCGTATCTTTTATATTAGTATTAACATTTTCTTCATATGCAAATAATGGAAATAACGACGGCGATAAGTTTGTTGTTGTACTAGATGCAGGGCATGGCGGTAAAGACCCTGGTAATATGGGTAATGGTTATAAAGAAAAAGATATTGCATTAAAAGTGGTTTTAGCCATTGGGAGTGCTTTAGAGAAAAACCCAAATATTGAAGTTATTTATACCCGAAAGGAAGATAAATTCATAGATTTATTTGTTCGTGGTAAAATTGCAAATAAGGCTAAGGCCGATTTATTTGTGTCTGTGCATTGCGATTCTCACACTTCTCAAGCTTATGGAGCGGGTACTTTTGTTTTAGGTTTACACAGAAACAATACGAATTTTGAAGTTGCCAAAAAGGAAAACTCAGTAATTTTATTAGAAGATAATTATCACCAAAATTACGCTGGATATGATCCTAATTCACCAGAATCGGCAATTAGTATCATGATGGGTATGGAAGATTATCTAGATCAAAGTATTCAATTGGCAAGTTTAATTCAGAGTAATTTTGTTGGTAAATTAAAACGAAAAGATAGAAGTGTTAAGCAAGCCGGTTTTATTGTGTTACACCAAACTGTAATGCCAAGTGTTTTGGTAGAGTTGGGGTTTTTAACAAATAATAAAGAGGGTGCGTATTTAAATTCGAAAAAAGGACAACAAGATATGTCTAAGGCTATTACAGATGCTATTTTGCAATACAAAGCTTCCATAGAGCAAAATGTTGCACATACTATTTTTGAAGATGAAGTTGAAGAAACGGCCTCAACAAGTGATGACATATATAAGGACGTTACTTTTAAGATACAAATAGCAGCTAGCTCAAAATCCATAGCAACAAAACCCTATAATTTTAAAGGTTTATCTACTATTTCTAAAGAAAAAGCAGGAAACTTATACAAGTATTATTACGGTTCTACATCAAACTACACACAAACAAAGCAATTAGTGAGCGATGCAAAAAGTAAAGGCTATAAGTCTAGTTTTGTTGTTGCTTTTAAGAATGGCAAAAAAGTAAGTCTTACTGAAGCTTTAAAAAGGTAA
- a CDS encoding MlaD family protein — protein sequence MKISREVKTGILVLLGIILFIFGFNYLKGQNLLDSSKTYYAVYDNVEGLAPATPVTINGLNVGKVISLKFKGDGSGKLLVELLVDNDFEFSKNSIAQLYDTGLIGGKAVAIIPAFDNAGTAENGAMLTGKIKAGLTDALASQLTPLQAKIEIMLTSADALISNLNDVLDEKGKANLKSSLASLSETMNSFQGTSKALNNIMQTNQSKITTVLTNAESASNDLAKMTGELSKTDLAATMKNLETTLASFENIMANLEKGEGTMGKLLKDDDLYDNLEGATAELESLLLDFKLHPNRYTRILSKKEIPYQEPETN from the coding sequence TTGAAAATATCTAGAGAAGTAAAAACAGGCATATTAGTATTATTAGGAATTATCCTTTTCATATTTGGGTTTAATTACCTAAAAGGGCAGAACCTATTAGATAGTTCTAAAACCTACTACGCAGTTTACGATAATGTTGAAGGTTTAGCACCAGCAACACCTGTAACTATTAATGGTCTTAACGTTGGAAAAGTTATTAGTTTGAAATTTAAAGGCGATGGTTCGGGTAAATTATTAGTAGAATTATTGGTGGATAATGATTTTGAATTTTCAAAAAACAGTATCGCACAATTGTATGATACAGGTTTAATAGGCGGAAAAGCCGTAGCTATTATACCAGCTTTTGATAATGCAGGAACAGCTGAAAATGGAGCTATGTTAACAGGAAAAATAAAAGCAGGTTTAACAGATGCCTTAGCAAGTCAATTAACACCGTTACAAGCTAAAATTGAAATTATGCTTACAAGTGCCGATGCTTTAATTTCTAATTTAAATGATGTTTTAGATGAAAAAGGAAAGGCAAACTTAAAGTCTAGTTTGGCTAGTTTGAGTGAAACCATGAATTCTTTTCAAGGCACTTCAAAAGCTTTAAATAATATCATGCAAACCAATCAATCTAAAATCACTACAGTTTTAACTAATGCTGAAAGTGCAAGTAACGATTTGGCTAAAATGACGGGAGAACTTTCTAAAACTGATTTAGCAGCTACCATGAAGAATTTAGAAACTACGCTAGCGAGTTTTGAAAACATTATGGCAAACCTAGAAAAGGGAGAAGGTACCATGGGCAAACTATTAAAAGACGACGATTTATACGATAATTTAGAAGGTGCAACCGCAGAATTAGAGTCTCTATTGTTAGATTTTAAATTACACCCAAACCGCTATACTAGAATTCTTTCTAAGAAAGAAATTCCATACCAAGAACCAGAAACTAACTAA
- the serB gene encoding phosphoserine phosphatase SerB: MAKEIVLLNISGQDKPGLTSSLTGVLAEYGAKVLDIGQANIHDTLSLGILFEIKSKKKSAAVLKDLLFKAYELGISAKFTPISLDKYEDWVTLQGKDRYIVTLLGEKLAAKQISEVTKVISEKNLNIDSIKRLTGRLSLKKQSEYPRASIQLSIRGQIDNKAEVTAKFMQISNDLDVDIAFQEDNIYRRNRRLVCFDMDSTLIQAEVIDKLAELAGVGDEVKAITESAMQGEIDFNESFKQRMNLLKGLSEEVLQDVAVNLPITKGARRLIDTLKSYGFKTAILSGGFTYFGEYLKKELGMDYVYANQLEIVDGKLTGGYLGDIVDGNKKAEYLKEIAAKEGIDISQTIAVGDGANDLPMLNLAGLGIAFHAKPKVKDNAQSSISSIGLDGVLYLLGYHDRHIDLIE; the protein is encoded by the coding sequence ATGGCTAAAGAGATTGTTTTATTAAATATTTCAGGACAGGATAAACCAGGTTTAACATCAAGTTTAACTGGCGTTTTGGCCGAATATGGCGCAAAAGTTTTAGATATTGGTCAGGCCAATATTCATGATACATTGTCGCTCGGTATTTTGTTCGAAATAAAATCTAAAAAGAAATCGGCAGCCGTTTTAAAAGATTTACTTTTCAAGGCTTATGAGCTTGGTATTTCGGCTAAGTTTACTCCAATTTCTTTAGATAAATATGAAGATTGGGTTACACTTCAAGGTAAAGACCGTTACATTGTAACACTTTTAGGTGAAAAATTAGCAGCTAAACAAATATCTGAAGTAACGAAAGTAATTTCAGAAAAGAATTTAAATATTGATTCTATTAAACGTTTAACAGGGCGTTTATCTTTAAAAAAGCAATCTGAATATCCACGTGCTTCTATTCAACTTTCCATTCGTGGTCAAATTGATAATAAAGCTGAAGTTACTGCGAAGTTTATGCAAATTTCTAATGATCTCGATGTTGATATCGCTTTTCAGGAAGATAATATTTACCGTAGAAACCGTCGTTTAGTTTGTTTCGATATGGATTCTACGCTAATACAGGCTGAAGTTATTGATAAATTAGCAGAACTTGCTGGTGTTGGAGATGAAGTTAAAGCTATTACAGAATCGGCTATGCAAGGGGAGATTGATTTCAACGAAAGTTTTAAACAACGTATGAACCTTTTAAAAGGCTTAAGTGAAGAAGTTCTGCAGGATGTTGCTGTAAATTTACCAATTACAAAAGGAGCTCGCCGTTTAATTGATACCTTAAAAAGTTACGGTTTTAAAACTGCTATTCTTTCTGGAGGATTCACATATTTTGGTGAGTATTTGAAAAAAGAATTAGGTATGGACTATGTTTATGCTAACCAATTAGAAATTGTAGATGGTAAGTTAACTGGTGGCTATTTAGGAGATATTGTTGACGGTAATAAAAAAGCAGAATACTTAAAAGAAATAGCCGCAAAAGAAGGTATAGATATAAGTCAAACTATTGCGGTAGGCGATGGTGCCAACGATTTACCTATGCTTAATTTAGCGGGGTTAGGGATTGCATTTCATGCGAAGCCTAAAGTAAAAGATAATGCACAAAGTTCTATATCTAGCATAGGTTTAGATGGTGTTTTATACTTGTTAGGCTATCACGACAGACATATAGATTTAATTGAATAA
- the bshA gene encoding N-acetyl-alpha-D-glucosaminyl L-malate synthase BshA, whose translation MKIGIVCYPTFGGSGVVATELGLELSKRGHEIHFITYNQPVRLELLGNNVHYHEVNVPEYPLFHYQPYELALSSKLVDMVKLHKIEILHVHYAIPHAYAAYMAKKMLIEEDIYVPIVTTLHGTDITLVGSHPFYKPAVTFSINKSDAVTAVSASLKEDTLRLFDIKNDIDVVPNFIDLEKYKHHGVTECQRGMMAKDNEKIITHISNLRPVKRIEDVISVFYNIQKAMPAKLMFIGEGPEKEKMEIQCAELGITDKVIFFGRSNEIDKILCFSDLFLLPSQTESFGLAALEAMASGVPVISSNTGGIPEVNVHGVSGYLSEVGDIEDMSKNAIHILSDENRLKTFKENARKEALKFDLHEIVPQYEKIYEKTLAKCLVL comes from the coding sequence ATGAAAATAGGTATAGTGTGTTACCCAACATTTGGAGGTAGTGGTGTTGTAGCAACAGAATTAGGTTTAGAGCTTTCTAAGCGTGGCCATGAAATCCATTTTATTACATATAACCAACCTGTGCGATTGGAATTATTGGGCAATAATGTTCATTATCACGAAGTAAATGTACCAGAATATCCATTGTTTCATTACCAACCCTACGAGTTAGCTTTATCGAGTAAATTGGTCGATATGGTGAAGCTTCATAAAATAGAAATCCTTCATGTACATTATGCTATTCCGCACGCATATGCGGCTTATATGGCTAAAAAAATGCTTATTGAAGAAGATATTTATGTGCCAATTGTAACTACACTTCATGGTACCGATATTACACTTGTTGGTAGTCATCCGTTTTATAAACCAGCTGTAACGTTTAGTATCAATAAATCTGATGCTGTTACTGCGGTTTCAGCGAGTTTAAAGGAAGATACATTACGTTTGTTTGATATAAAAAACGACATTGATGTAGTGCCTAATTTTATAGATTTAGAAAAGTATAAGCATCATGGCGTTACCGAGTGTCAGCGTGGTATGATGGCTAAAGACAACGAAAAGATAATAACGCATATTAGTAATTTACGTCCCGTAAAACGAATAGAAGATGTTATTAGTGTTTTTTATAACATTCAAAAAGCAATGCCAGCCAAGCTGATGTTTATTGGTGAAGGACCTGAAAAGGAAAAGATGGAAATACAATGCGCTGAACTAGGTATTACAGATAAAGTAATTTTCTTCGGAAGAAGTAATGAAATCGATAAGATACTTTGCTTTAGTGATTTATTTTTATTGCCATCTCAAACGGAAAGTTTTGGTTTAGCGGCTCTAGAAGCTATGGCGTCTGGTGTTCCTGTAATTTCAAGTAACACTGGTGGTATTCCAGAAGTTAATGTGCACGGTGTTTCAGGGTATTTAAGTGAAGTAGGCGATATTGAAGATATGAGCAAAAATGCTATACATATTTTAAGCGATGAAAATCGATTAAAAACCTTCAAAGAAAACGCTCGAAAAGAAGCTTTGAAATTCGACTTACACGAAATTGTACCTCAGTACGAGAAAATTTATGAAAAAACACTAGCCAAGTGTTTGGTGCTTTAA
- a CDS encoding universal stress protein — MKSILFPTDFTELSLNAFTYAMEYAQKSNSKLIVYHTYTAGDPLNEDAQAVYNKVDIQNFRSKKDKFPPFEKLIKNSKVGNLNVKYVVDEGTFVESLKKYIIKKEDKIDLIIMGTQSSQNSLFNIFMETNTIKILEEISKPVIAVPEKAVFDGYLDNIVFLVDYKEDEITPLGDVIEKSQEFNSNLHVIHFDLAHVESISPLMETFKKSLDSAHLNNVKFISIDSINLKKSLTEYCINNKIDMVCLINHKRNFYQRLFSFSLTEDLLNNFDIPIMAIYRD, encoded by the coding sequence ATGAAAAGCATATTATTTCCAACAGATTTTACCGAATTATCCTTAAATGCTTTTACATATGCTATGGAATATGCACAAAAGTCTAATTCAAAGTTAATTGTATATCACACTTATACCGCCGGAGATCCTTTAAATGAAGATGCTCAGGCTGTTTATAACAAAGTTGATATTCAGAATTTCAGAAGTAAAAAAGATAAGTTCCCTCCTTTTGAAAAACTTATTAAAAACAGTAAAGTTGGAAACTTAAATGTAAAATATGTTGTTGATGAAGGTACTTTTGTTGAGTCTCTTAAAAAGTACATTATAAAAAAAGAAGATAAAATAGACTTGATTATAATGGGTACGCAAAGTAGCCAAAATAGTCTGTTCAATATTTTTATGGAAACCAATACTATAAAAATATTAGAAGAAATTAGTAAACCGGTTATTGCTGTGCCAGAAAAAGCTGTTTTTGATGGTTACCTGGATAACATTGTTTTTCTTGTAGATTATAAAGAAGATGAAATTACACCGTTAGGAGATGTTATTGAAAAATCGCAAGAATTTAACTCAAATTTACATGTTATCCATTTCGATTTGGCTCATGTAGAATCTATTTCTCCACTAATGGAAACCTTTAAAAAATCGTTAGATTCAGCTCATCTTAATAACGTAAAGTTTATTTCTATAGATTCCATTAACCTGAAAAAATCGCTTACGGAATACTGCATTAATAATAAAATAGATATGGTTTGCTTAATAAACCATAAACGTAATTTTTACCAGCGTCTATTCTCTTTTAGTTTAACTGAAGATTTGTTAAACAACTTCGATATACCAATAATGGCCATTTATCGTGACTAA
- a CDS encoding (Fe-S)-binding protein codes for MTYLPNIVFAIILFCGIGYFAKNVKKLFRNINLGQDVDVSDNKPERWKNMARIALGQSKMVRRPVSGFLHIVVYVGFVIINIEVLEIIIDGLFGTHRIGLSVLPTSVYGFLIGTFEVLACLVFVSVIIFWIRRNVIKIQRFLKSEMTGWPKNDGNIILYFEMVLMSLFLIMNATDLHFQGLNSGNVISQYIAPMFSGLPEATLHFIERSAWWIHIVGILIFLNYLYFSKHLHILLAFPNTFYGKLKPKGQFNNLESVTNEVKLMMDPNADPFAAPAEGDADEVPAKFGASDVQDLSWVSLLNAYTCTECGRCTSECPANLTGKKLSPRKIMMDTRDRLEEVGKNIDANNGEFKDDGKQLLGDYITNEEIWACTSCNACVEACPVSIDPLSIIIEMRRYLVMEQSAAPTELNNMMTNIENNGAPWPYNQMDRLNWKDEK; via the coding sequence ATGACATATTTACCAAACATAGTATTCGCTATAATTTTATTTTGTGGCATTGGATATTTTGCAAAAAATGTAAAAAAACTATTCCGTAACATTAACCTCGGTCAAGATGTTGATGTTAGCGATAACAAACCCGAACGCTGGAAAAACATGGCACGCATTGCTCTTGGGCAAAGTAAAATGGTGCGTCGTCCTGTTTCAGGATTTCTACACATTGTGGTTTACGTCGGTTTCGTTATTATAAATATTGAAGTTCTAGAAATTATAATCGATGGTCTTTTTGGTACACACCGTATAGGTTTAAGTGTTTTACCAACATCTGTATATGGATTTTTAATAGGTACTTTTGAAGTTTTAGCATGTCTAGTTTTTGTATCAGTTATCATATTTTGGATACGTAGAAATGTAATCAAGATTCAACGTTTTTTGAAAAGCGAAATGACTGGTTGGCCAAAAAACGATGGAAACATCATTTTGTATTTCGAAATGGTTTTAATGAGCCTTTTCTTAATAATGAATGCTACCGATTTGCATTTCCAAGGGTTAAACTCAGGAAATGTTATCAGTCAATATATTGCACCAATGTTTTCAGGTTTACCCGAAGCAACGTTGCATTTTATAGAGCGTAGTGCTTGGTGGATACATATTGTTGGTATTTTAATTTTCTTAAACTATCTATATTTCTCAAAGCATTTACACATATTATTAGCGTTCCCAAATACGTTTTACGGTAAATTAAAGCCAAAGGGTCAATTCAATAATTTAGAATCGGTAACTAATGAGGTAAAACTAATGATGGATCCTAATGCCGATCCATTTGCTGCACCAGCAGAAGGCGATGCCGATGAAGTTCCTGCTAAATTTGGAGCTAGTGATGTGCAAGATTTAAGTTGGGTAAGTTTATTAAATGCTTATACATGTACCGAGTGCGGACGCTGTACTAGCGAATGCCCTGCAAACTTAACAGGTAAAAAATTATCACCTCGAAAAATAATGATGGACACACGTGACCGTCTAGAAGAAGTTGGTAAAAACATCGATGCCAACAATGGTGAATTTAAAGACGACGGTAAGCAGCTTCTTGGTGATTATATAACAAACGAAGAAATTTGGGCATGTACAAGTTGTAATGCTTGTGTAGAGGCTTGCCCTGTAAGTATAGATCCTTTATCGATAATTATTGAAATGCGTCGTTATTTAGTTATGGAACAAAGTGCGGCCCCAACGGAGCTTAATAACATGATGACCAATATTGAAAATAACGGAGCACCATGGCCATACAATCAAATGGACCGTTTGAATTGGAAAGATGAAAAATAA
- a CDS encoding glycoside hydrolase family 3 N-terminal domain-containing protein, which translates to MRHIKFTVVCLFSVLSIYGQNSKNPLETANPQAQHKWVDSVYSSLSLSEKIGQLYMVQVMSSQSAATKVKVENLVRNNHIGGVIYSNGGPYRQAKLNNQLQAISKIPLLVGMDAEWGLSMRLDSTYAFPWNMTLGAIKDDKLVEEAGRYIGEHCKRLGVHFNFAPVVDINTNPKNPIIGNRSFGEDRDNVTRKASAFMKGMQGAGVLANAKHFPGHGDTDQDSHLTLPTISFNEKRIDSIELYPYRKLITEGLSSVMVAHLNVPGLDNSGVPSSLSKHIVTDILKEKLGFKGLIFTDALTMKGAADFDETGDIDLAAFKAGNDVMLMSENVSIGISKIKEAYNRGEITEARLELSVKKILMAKYKVGLQNYKPISLKNLGKDLNRPEDDILYEELLENAITVVKNENSLVPLKKLEIKSIAYVNLGDDSGDVFFNELKKYGKVHAVKGNNLEELMGRLEPYNTVIVGLHRSNANPWKSYKFTEKEIGWLHEISRSHNVILDMFVKPYALADLRTMANIESVIVSYQNSAIAQQKSAQLIFGAIPAKGTLPVSIGQFYNAGEGIDSEAIKRLGYTVPERVGMNSEKLNRIDSIANYAVNNKMTPGIQLLVARRGKVIYNKSFGKHTYSGKEKVGFDDIYDVASLTKILATLPLVMELEEQNVISLDTKLVEVLPEYKGSNKENVTFKKMLSHYAQLRPWEPFYYHTLDTVTKRPSAKYYRKIRSLEFNVEVAKNLFLRTDYQDSIPNIIKDSELLDRLRYRYSDFPYYILKKFIEEYYDRTLEQLTQAHFYESLGANNTMYNPYHKISSKKIVPTEEDNYYRFQKVHGYVHDMGAAMQDGIGGHAGVFSNANDVAKIMQMYLQKGYYGGKRYLKEETVDKFNTRYFEAQNNRRGIGFDKPQLGTVGPTCGCLSMKSFGHSGFTGTYAWADPDKEIVYVFLANRTYPNAGKNLLLKENIRTEIQRLIYEAIED; encoded by the coding sequence ATGCGTCATATAAAATTTACCGTAGTTTGTCTGTTTTCAGTACTTTCTATTTATGGTCAAAATTCTAAAAACCCCTTAGAAACAGCCAACCCTCAAGCTCAACACAAATGGGTAGATAGTGTGTATTCTTCGCTATCCTTATCCGAAAAAATAGGGCAATTGTACATGGTTCAGGTCATGTCTAGCCAAAGTGCCGCAACAAAAGTTAAGGTCGAAAATTTAGTAAGAAACAACCATATTGGTGGTGTAATATATTCTAATGGCGGACCATACCGTCAGGCCAAACTTAATAATCAACTGCAGGCGATATCAAAAATTCCGCTTTTAGTTGGTATGGATGCCGAATGGGGCTTAAGCATGCGTTTAGATTCTACTTATGCTTTTCCTTGGAACATGACGCTTGGAGCTATTAAAGATGATAAATTAGTTGAAGAAGCTGGTCGATATATTGGCGAACATTGCAAACGTTTAGGTGTACATTTTAATTTTGCACCTGTTGTAGATATTAATACTAACCCTAAAAACCCAATTATTGGTAACCGCTCTTTTGGTGAAGACCGAGATAATGTTACTCGTAAGGCTTCTGCTTTCATGAAAGGAATGCAAGGCGCAGGAGTTTTGGCTAATGCAAAACATTTTCCTGGTCATGGCGATACCGATCAAGATTCGCATTTAACATTACCAACTATTAGTTTTAATGAAAAACGCATAGATTCTATAGAGTTATATCCATATAGAAAATTAATTACCGAAGGACTTTCTAGCGTTATGGTGGCGCATTTAAATGTGCCTGGTTTAGATAATTCTGGTGTGCCTTCATCTTTGTCAAAACATATTGTTACCGATATTTTAAAGGAGAAACTAGGCTTTAAAGGTCTTATTTTTACTGATGCCTTAACTATGAAGGGGGCTGCCGATTTTGATGAAACGGGCGATATTGATTTAGCTGCTTTTAAAGCCGGTAACGATGTGATGCTAATGTCTGAAAATGTAAGTATTGGTATTTCTAAAATTAAAGAAGCTTATAATAGAGGTGAAATAACAGAAGCACGATTAGAACTTTCGGTTAAAAAGATTTTAATGGCTAAGTATAAAGTTGGTTTACAGAATTATAAACCTATCAGTTTAAAAAATCTTGGAAAAGATTTAAATAGACCAGAAGATGATATTTTATATGAAGAACTGCTAGAAAATGCTATTACTGTTGTTAAAAACGAGAATAGCTTAGTCCCTTTGAAAAAGTTGGAAATTAAATCGATAGCTTATGTTAATTTAGGTGACGATTCTGGTGATGTATTTTTTAATGAACTTAAAAAGTATGGTAAAGTACATGCCGTAAAAGGAAATAATTTAGAAGAATTAATGGGAAGGTTAGAACCTTATAACACCGTTATTGTTGGTTTACATCGCTCTAACGCTAATCCATGGAAAAGCTATAAGTTTACAGAGAAAGAGATTGGTTGGTTGCACGAAATTTCTAGATCGCACAACGTAATTTTAGATATGTTTGTTAAGCCTTACGCACTTGCCGATTTAAGAACTATGGCAAATATTGAGAGTGTTATTGTAAGTTACCAAAACAGTGCTATAGCACAACAAAAATCTGCACAGCTTATTTTTGGAGCTATTCCTGCAAAAGGAACACTTCCTGTTTCTATTGGTCAGTTTTATAACGCTGGCGAAGGTATAGATAGTGAGGCTATAAAACGTTTAGGTTATACCGTTCCGGAACGTGTGGGAATGAATTCTGAAAAATTAAACAGAATAGATTCTATCGCTAATTATGCTGTAAACAATAAAATGACACCCGGAATTCAACTTTTGGTTGCTAGAAGAGGGAAAGTGATTTACAATAAAAGTTTTGGAAAACACACCTATAGCGGAAAAGAAAAAGTAGGTTTCGATGATATTTACGATGTAGCATCTCTAACAAAAATATTAGCAACCTTGCCTTTGGTAATGGAGTTAGAAGAACAAAACGTTATTTCGCTAGATACTAAATTAGTAGAAGTTTTACCAGAATACAAAGGGTCTAATAAGGAGAATGTAACTTTCAAGAAGATGCTTTCGCATTATGCGCAATTACGCCCATGGGAACCCTTTTATTATCATACTTTAGATACAGTAACTAAACGCCCTAGTGCAAAATATTATAGAAAAATTAGAAGTCTAGAATTTAATGTTGAAGTGGCTAAAAACTTGTTTTTAAGAACTGATTATCAGGATTCTATTCCAAATATTATTAAAGATTCAGAATTACTAGATCGCTTGAGATACCGTTACAGTGACTTCCCTTATTATATCCTAAAGAAATTTATTGAAGAGTATTACGACAGAACGTTAGAGCAATTAACGCAAGCTCATTTTTATGAGTCTTTAGGTGCGAATAATACTATGTATAATCCGTACCATAAAATAAGTAGTAAAAAAATTGTACCTACGGAAGAGGATAATTATTATCGTTTTCAAAAAGTACATGGTTATGTACACGACATGGGGGCAGCCATGCAAGATGGCATTGGCGGTCATGCCGGTGTTTTTAGTAACGCCAATGACGTTGCGAAAATTATGCAAATGTATTTGCAGAAAGGGTATTACGGCGGAAAGCGTTATTTAAAAGAAGAAACTGTAGATAAGTTTAATACGCGTTATTTTGAAGCTCAAAATAACAGAAGAGGAATTGGTTTTGATAAACCTCAATTAGGTACGGTAGGACCAACATGTGGTTGTTTATCTATGAAGAGTTTTGGGCATTCTGGTTTTACAGGAACTTATGCTTGGGCAGACCCAGATAAAGAAATTGTATATGTTTTTTTAGCAAATAGAACTTATCCAAATGCAGGTAAAAATTTGTTGTTGAAAGAAAATATTAGAACAGAAATTCAGCGTTTAATTTACGAAGCGATTGAAGATTAA